Part of the Halomarina litorea genome is shown below.
GCTCGCCGGGACGCCCACCATCACCATCGAGATGGGCGAGGCCCACCGCTTCCAGCGTGACCTCATCGACCGGGCGCTGGAGGGCGTCGTGAGCGTCCTCGCGGAGTTCGGGCTGAAACCCGCCGAGAAGGTCAGCTGGCCCGGCTGGCGGACCGTCATCGAGGACTCCGGCGAGAAGACGTGGCTCCGCGCCGACGTGGGCGGCCTCGTCGAGAACCACTACGGCCGGGGGGCGCTGGTCCACGAGGGCGACGCCATCTGCACCATCTCAGACCCGTTCCGCGACGAGTCCATCCCGGTCGAGGCGCCCTTCACCGGCCTGCTCGTCGGCCTGCTCGAGAACCCGCTGGTCTACCCCGGCAACCCCCTCTGTCACCTCGTGAAACTGGGCGATACGACCCTCCGGGCGCTCGAACAGGAACAGGGGACCATCGAGCGCCCGTGAGGTCGGCCGTCCGGGCCGAATTCCGGCGAAAACCGCCAGCAGGCGGGCGATGAGTTAGTAACTACTATACGGGGTCGCACCCTGTCACTCACGTACATGAGCCAGTCGTACGACAGGGGCCTCGTCGAGGACTTCGGCCGCTGGCGGGAGTTCTCCGCCGGCATGTGGGCGTGGGTGTTCCACAAGTTCACCGGGTGGGTCCTCATCGGCTACCTGTTTACACACATCGCGGTACTGAGTACGGCCATCCCGGCCGCGCAGGGCGGGGCGGCCGCCGGCGGAACGGACATCTACACGACGACGCTCGTCGGTCTCGAGGAGCTACTGGTCGTCCGCTTCCTCGAAGTCGGTCTCCTCGCCGTCGCCGTCTTCCACATCATGAACGGCATCCGCCTACTGTTCGTGGACCTCGGCGTCGGCCTCGACGCACAGGACAAGAGCTTCTACGCCTCGCTGGTGCTGACGGGCGCCATCGTGGTCGCGTCCATCCCGACGTTCCTCGCGGGGGCCATCTGATGGCGGAGCACTACTCCTCGTTCGAGCGCAAGGGCACCGGGTGGCTCCTCCAGCGCCTGACCGCCGTGTTCCTCATCGGCGTGCTGGCGTTCCACTTCATGCTCCTGCACTTCGTCAACCACGCCGCCGAAATCACGTTCATGGGGACGCAGGCCCGCATGAGCCAGCCGGGGTACTTCGTGACGATGGTCGGCTTCCTCGTCGCGGGCACCTTCCACGGCGTCAACGGCGTCTACAACGCCCTCGTCAACCAGGGTCTGGAGGGCACCCAGCGCACCGTTCTCAAGTACACCTTCGTCCTCATCAGCCTCGCACTCGTCGCGCAGGGCATCCGCGTCGCGATGGCGATGACGGGCACCACCATCGTCTAATGAGCACGCAAATCCAGAAGCAAGAGGAAGAACAGGCCGCAGACGAGGCGGACGCCGAAGCGCAGTCCGCCCAGCAGCAGCGTCGCATGGAGCGAAAGCGCGACCGCGCCGAGAGCACGGAGCGCCAGCGAGAGGAGAGCGCACCCCGCTTCGGCGGGCGGGAGACGCGCACCCTCAAGGTGTTCCGCTACGACCCCGAGGTCGAGGGGAAGATGGAACCCCGCTTCGACGAGTTCACCGTCCCCTTCAGGCAGGGGATGACCGTCCTCGACGCGCTGATGTACTCGCGGGACCACTACGACTCCAGTCTCACCTTCCGGCACTCCTGCCGGCAGGCCATCTGCGGGTCGGACGCGCTGTTCATCAACGGTCGACAGCGTCTCGGGTGCAAGACGCAGTTGAGCGACCTCGCGGACCCGGTCCGCATCGAACCGCTGCCCCACCAGGAGGTCGTCAAGGACCTCGTCGTGGACATGCAGCACTTCTACGACCAGATGGACGCCGTCGAACCGTACTTCCAGAGCGAGGACGTCCCCGACGGCCTCGAAGAGCAGCGCCAGACCCGCGAGAACCGCGAGAAGATCAAGATGTCCACGCGCTGTATCTGGTGTGGCGCGTGCATGTCCTCGTGTAACATCGCGGCGGGCAACAACGAGTACCTCGGCCCCGCGGCCATCAACAAGGCCTACCGCTTCGCGATGGACGACCGGGAGGAAGAGGAACTGAAACAGCACCGACTGGAGATCCTCGAACAGGAACAGGGCGTCTGGCGGTGTCAGACCCAGTTCTCCTGTACGGAGGTCTGTCCGAAGGACATCCCGCTGACCGAGCACATCCAGGAACTGAAACGCGAGGCCGTGAAGAACAACCTCAAGTTCTGGTAACCCAGAGCACACACTAGCGAACCCCCACCAAGCAACTCACATGGCTATTCACGAACACGACGTCATCGTGGTCGGCGCGGGCGGCGCCGGCCTCCGAGCGGCGATCGCAGCACAGGAGGAGGGTGCCGACGTGGCACTCGTATCGAAGCTCCACCCGGTCAGGAGTCACACCGGCGCGGCCGAGGGGGGCATCAACGCCGCCCTCCGCGACGGCGACTCGTGGGAGGACCACGCCTACGACACGATGAAGGGGTCGGACTTCCTCGGCGACGCCCCCGCCATCGAGACGCTCTGTCAGGACTCCCCCGAGGAGACGATGCAACTCGAACACTGGGGGATGGCGTTCTCCCGGGACGACGACGGGCGGGTGAGCCAGCGGCCGTTCGGCGGCCTCTCGTTCCCCCGGACGACGTACGCGGGCGCGGAGACGGGCCACCACCTGCTCCACACGATGTACGAGCAGGTCGTCAAGCGGGGCATCCGGGTGTACGACGAGCACTACGTGATGAACCTCGCGGTCACCG
Proteins encoded:
- a CDS encoding succinate dehydrogenase/fumarate reductase iron-sulfur subunit, translating into MSTQIQKQEEEQAADEADAEAQSAQQQRRMERKRDRAESTERQREESAPRFGGRETRTLKVFRYDPEVEGKMEPRFDEFTVPFRQGMTVLDALMYSRDHYDSSLTFRHSCRQAICGSDALFINGRQRLGCKTQLSDLADPVRIEPLPHQEVVKDLVVDMQHFYDQMDAVEPYFQSEDVPDGLEEQRQTRENREKIKMSTRCIWCGACMSSCNIAAGNNEYLGPAAINKAYRFAMDDREEEELKQHRLEILEQEQGVWRCQTQFSCTEVCPKDIPLTEHIQELKREAVKNNLKFW
- a CDS encoding succinate dehydrogenase hydrophobic membrane anchor subunit, giving the protein MAEHYSSFERKGTGWLLQRLTAVFLIGVLAFHFMLLHFVNHAAEITFMGTQARMSQPGYFVTMVGFLVAGTFHGVNGVYNALVNQGLEGTQRTVLKYTFVLISLALVAQGIRVAMAMTGTTIV
- the sdhC gene encoding succinate dehydrogenase, cytochrome b556 subunit, whose protein sequence is MSQSYDRGLVEDFGRWREFSAGMWAWVFHKFTGWVLIGYLFTHIAVLSTAIPAAQGGAAAGGTDIYTTTLVGLEELLVVRFLEVGLLAVAVFHIMNGIRLLFVDLGVGLDAQDKSFYASLVLTGAIVVASIPTFLAGAI